A genomic region of Candidatus Thermoplasmatota archaeon contains the following coding sequences:
- a CDS encoding TIGR00295 family protein, with product MPSREECLKVLRSVGCSKAVIDHCKAVANLARKIAIYANADIELVECGALLHDIGRVRTHGVKHGVEGAKLARKLGFNENICLILERHLGAGICREEAKALGLPEKDYIPQTLEEKIVAHSDNLIAGCKKQKLKDVVKSYLKIGRKDIAKRIFKLHKELSEICGIDLDEL from the coding sequence ATGCCGAGCAGAGAAGAATGCTTGAAAGTATTGAGAAGTGTAGGATGTTCTAAGGCAGTAATTGACCATTGCAAAGCAGTTGCTAACTTAGCTCGTAAAATTGCAATCTATGCAAATGCTGATATTGAGCTTGTTGAGTGTGGCGCTTTACTGCACGATATTGGCAGAGTGAGAACACATGGAGTAAAGCATGGCGTCGAAGGCGCAAAGCTTGCTAGAAAATTAGGTTTTAATGAAAATATCTGCCTAATTCTTGAGCGCCATCTTGGTGCAGGGATATGTAGAGAAGAAGCAAAAGCTCTTGGGCTGCCTGAAAAAGATTACATTCCACAAACTTTAGAAGAGAAAATAGTAGCGCATTCAGATAATTTAATTGCAGGCTGCAAAAAGCAGAAGCTTAAGGATGTTGTAAAATCTTATTTAAAGATTGGTAGAAAAGACATTGCAAAAAGAATTTTTAAATTGCATAAAGAGTTGAGCGAGATATGTGGGATTGATTTAGATGAGCTATGA
- a CDS encoding anaerobic ribonucleoside-triphosphate reductase activating protein: MIPIKAVQKLSLIDYPGKLCATLFLGGCNFRCPYCYNIDLVLKPDRLRNISEQDIFNFLVSRKNLIDGVCLGGGEPTVHEGLLELVTKLKTFGFAVKLDTNGSMPNILRDLIKRRIVDYIAMDVKAPLEKYSKVVGVEIDTDKLKGSIALIKSSGIDYEFRITLVPTITEREDLIAIAQMLRNSKKFVLQQFDNKRTLNKKFQNVAPYPRAVIEDFAQAIKHYFGEVKLRV, from the coding sequence ATGATACCTATAAAAGCGGTTCAGAAACTATCCCTTATAGACTATCCAGGCAAATTATGCGCCACTCTTTTTCTAGGAGGCTGCAATTTTAGATGCCCTTATTGCTATAATATCGATTTGGTACTCAAGCCCGACAGGCTAAGGAATATCTCGGAGCAAGATATTTTTAATTTTTTAGTTTCGCGAAAGAACCTCATTGATGGTGTCTGCCTTGGTGGCGGGGAGCCTACAGTGCATGAGGGGCTTTTAGAGCTAGTCACTAAACTTAAAACATTCGGTTTCGCAGTTAAACTAGATACAAACGGCTCCATGCCCAATATTTTAAGAGATTTGATTAAAAGAAGAATTGTAGATTATATTGCAATGGATGTTAAAGCACCTTTAGAAAAATATTCCAAAGTTGTAGGAGTGGAAATAGATACTGACAAACTCAAAGGAAGCATCGCGCTAATAAAGAGCAGCGGAATCGATTACGAATTTAGAATCACATTGGTGCCTACAATAACAGAAAGAGAAGATTTAATAGCGATAGCGCAAATGCTGAGAAACTCTAAAAAATTTGTACTCCAGCAGTTTGATAACAAAAGAACGCTAAATAAAAAATTTCAGAATGTAGCGCCTTATCCTAGAGCAGTAATTGAGGATTTTGCGCAAGCTATAAAACACTATTTTGGAGAAGTGAAACTGAGAGTATAA
- a CDS encoding tRNA(His) guanylyltransferase Thg1 family protein: MKKPWEIYGLPAPKSEASKGELSLVDYEIYSGIEVPEELPLFVRLDGWNFHSLTKKLNLEKPYDTFFANSLLAVAREFFKAFNCSLGYVFSDELNILFLKIPAWRRIEKINSVFAGIASARFYKLMSERFPELPIFSFDCRCIPLPKEKIIEYLVWRQAECFRNFNNAWAQQVLIKKGFSSARATKELAGMKAQELRKIIFENIAKEKLESWQERGILLYRESHIKKGYNPITKEYVEVKRYGVKENRHLPWFESEEGRAFIEKIIRSEGLKRQSQKNLNFHKC; encoded by the coding sequence ATGAAGAAACCTTGGGAAATTTATGGCTTACCAGCTCCAAAATCAGAAGCCAGCAAAGGCGAGCTGAGCCTTGTAGACTACGAAATTTATTCAGGTATAGAAGTGCCTGAAGAGCTACCGCTTTTCGTGCGCCTAGATGGCTGGAATTTTCATAGTTTAACTAAAAAATTAAACTTAGAAAAGCCTTACGATACATTCTTCGCTAACTCTTTACTAGCGGTAGCTAGAGAGTTCTTCAAAGCATTCAATTGCAGTTTAGGCTACGTTTTTTCAGATGAGCTTAATATTTTGTTTTTGAAAATTCCTGCCTGGCGAAGAATAGAAAAAATCAATTCTGTGTTTGCAGGTATTGCAAGCGCAAGGTTCTACAAACTTATGAGTGAAAGATTCCCAGAATTGCCAATATTTTCGTTTGATTGTAGATGTATACCGTTACCCAAAGAAAAAATAATAGAATATCTTGTTTGGCGTCAGGCAGAGTGCTTCAGGAATTTTAATAACGCATGGGCTCAACAAGTACTTATAAAAAAAGGTTTTTCCTCGGCCAGAGCAACTAAAGAGCTTGCAGGAATGAAAGCGCAAGAATTAAGAAAAATTATTTTTGAAAATATAGCCAAAGAGAAATTAGAATCATGGCAGGAGCGCGGAATTTTGCTCTATAGAGAAAGCCATATTAAGAAAGGCTATAATCCTATAACAAAAGAATACGTAGAAGTTAAAAGGTATGGAGTGAAAGAAAATCGTCATTTACCCTGGTTTGAGAGCGAAGAGGGGAGAGCATTTATAGAGAAGATTATCAGGAGTGAAGGGCTTAAAAGGCAAAGCCAGAAAAATTTAAATTTTCATAAATGCTAA
- a CDS encoding NUDIX domain-containing protein gives MRSFKLKFWLEKGGKALLGEGRAKLLELIDNYKSLAKASRVMKMSYRSAWGSLKKLEARACIKIIKARRGGKAGGITELTEKGKKLLEFYKERRKILERALKFPAPALTVDGIVSKGNQVLLVKRKREPFKGRYAIPGGFVDYNERVEEAVVRELKEETGLITKPKSIVGVYSSPTRDPRCHTVSIVYELEVVGGKLKKAREEVQELRFFSLDSLPKLAFDHNLILENFKARNRVKVKLECRAEKNA, from the coding sequence ATGCGCTCTTTCAAACTGAAGTTCTGGCTTGAAAAAGGTGGCAAAGCGCTGCTCGGCGAAGGAAGGGCTAAACTCCTAGAGTTAATTGACAACTACAAATCATTAGCTAAAGCTTCTAGAGTTATGAAAATGAGCTATAGAAGCGCGTGGGGTAGTTTGAAAAAGTTGGAAGCTAGAGCTTGTATAAAAATAATTAAAGCGAGGCGTGGTGGTAAAGCTGGAGGAATAACAGAGCTTACTGAAAAAGGTAAAAAATTATTAGAATTTTACAAAGAAAGGAGAAAAATTTTAGAAAGAGCGCTTAAATTTCCAGCGCCAGCTTTAACTGTAGACGGTATAGTCAGTAAAGGAAATCAAGTACTATTAGTAAAGAGGAAGAGAGAGCCTTTTAAAGGGCGTTACGCAATTCCAGGAGGGTTTGTTGACTACAATGAGAGAGTTGAAGAGGCGGTTGTAAGAGAGTTAAAGGAGGAAACCGGTCTGATAACCAAACCTAAGAGCATTGTTGGTGTTTATTCTTCGCCAACCCGCGACCCCAGATGCCACACGGTAAGTATAGTTTACGAGCTTGAAGTAGTTGGAGGAAAATTAAAAAAAGCCAGAGAAGAAGTACAGGAATTGAGGTTTTTTTCACTTGATAGTCTTCCCAAACTTGCGTTCGACCATAATCTAATATTAGAAAACTTCAAAGCTAGGAACCGTGTGAAAGTGAAGTTAGAATGCCGAGCAGAGAAGAATGCTTGA
- a CDS encoding ribonucleoside triphosphate reductase, with the protein MVSKYLDVDKAVDEYIEQLDWRIKENANLSYSFSSVFFKLAGEALANYTLRKIYPRAIAKAHVEGDFHIHNLYMGITGYCAGWSIGDILREGFNKVPFKTESLPPKHLSTALLQIANFAGTLQGEWSGAQAFNALDIWLAPYIREDRLNYKEVKQQLQQFVYNLNISSRWGSQTPFTNITFDLKAPEDLKEAHVIYAGKYLNTVYEDYQAEIDLLNKAFLEIMIEGDMRERIFTFPIPTYNLTKDFNWDSEISNLIFELASKFGAPYFQNFISSELKPTEVRAMCCRLRLDLRELYRRIGGYFGYSDKVGSVGVVTINLPRIGYLAKSESDFFERLEKIMTLAKESLEIKRKVVSENIEKGLLPFTRRYLGTLKWHFSTIGLVGGHEACLNFLGKGIETKEGKDFAIRILKFMREKLKEFQSETGNIYNLEATPAEGVSYRLARLDKKKCPKLKILGIKAPYYTNSTHLPVNYTDDIFEALKHQDDLQTLYTGGTVFHAFVGERITDSRACKLLVRRIAESFKLPYYTITPTFSICQKHGYIAGEQIKCPHCNKQCEVYSRVVGYYRPVQNWNDGKREEYRQRKKYFVKDLK; encoded by the coding sequence ATGGTATCAAAATATTTAGATGTCGATAAAGCTGTTGACGAGTACATTGAGCAGTTAGATTGGAGGATAAAAGAGAATGCAAACCTTTCCTATTCTTTCTCTTCAGTTTTTTTCAAGCTTGCAGGCGAGGCTTTAGCAAATTACACTTTACGTAAAATCTATCCAAGAGCTATTGCTAAAGCGCATGTAGAGGGCGATTTCCATATACATAATCTTTATATGGGCATAACTGGCTATTGTGCAGGCTGGTCTATAGGAGATATTTTGCGAGAAGGTTTTAATAAAGTGCCTTTCAAAACAGAATCCTTACCACCAAAACATCTATCCACAGCTTTATTACAAATAGCCAATTTTGCAGGTACTTTACAAGGAGAATGGTCTGGAGCGCAAGCTTTTAATGCACTCGATATTTGGCTTGCTCCTTATATAAGAGAAGACAGACTAAACTACAAAGAAGTCAAGCAGCAACTTCAGCAGTTCGTTTACAATCTAAACATTTCTTCGCGCTGGGGCTCGCAAACACCATTTACCAACATTACATTTGATTTGAAAGCTCCTGAGGATCTGAAAGAAGCACATGTAATTTATGCGGGTAAATATCTTAACACTGTTTATGAAGATTATCAAGCCGAGATAGATTTGTTAAACAAAGCTTTCCTCGAAATTATGATTGAAGGCGATATGCGCGAGCGCATTTTCACGTTCCCGATACCGACCTACAATCTTACTAAAGATTTCAATTGGGACTCTGAAATCTCAAATTTGATTTTCGAACTTGCTTCCAAGTTCGGCGCACCATACTTCCAGAATTTTATTAGCTCTGAGCTTAAGCCAACGGAGGTTAGAGCTATGTGTTGCAGACTAAGGCTTGATCTAAGAGAGCTGTATAGGAGGATAGGCGGATATTTTGGGTACAGTGATAAAGTCGGCTCTGTTGGCGTAGTTACTATAAATCTGCCAAGAATAGGCTATCTTGCAAAAAGCGAGAGCGATTTTTTCGAGCGACTTGAAAAAATCATGACGCTTGCGAAAGAAAGTTTAGAAATCAAGAGAAAAGTAGTTTCGGAAAATATAGAGAAAGGGCTTTTACCGTTCACTAGGCGCTATTTAGGTACCCTTAAATGGCATTTTTCAACTATAGGGCTTGTTGGTGGACACGAAGCTTGCTTGAATTTTCTAGGTAAAGGAATAGAAACTAAAGAGGGGAAGGATTTTGCAATTAGAATTTTGAAGTTTATGCGTGAAAAACTTAAGGAGTTCCAATCCGAGACAGGCAATATTTACAATTTAGAAGCTACGCCAGCAGAGGGTGTGAGCTATAGACTTGCAAGACTGGATAAAAAGAAATGTCCTAAATTAAAGATTTTAGGTATCAAAGCACCTTACTATACAAATTCAACTCACTTGCCAGTTAATTATACAGATGATATTTTTGAAGCTTTAAAACATCAAGACGATCTTCAAACGCTCTATACTGGAGGGACAGTTTTTCATGCATTCGTTGGCGAAAGAATTACTGATTCAAGAGCTTGTAAATTACTAGTTAGAAGAATTGCAGAGAGCTTTAAACTGCCCTATTACACTATAACGCCGACATTCAGTATATGCCAAAAGCACGGCTACATAGCTGGCGAGCAGATAAAGTGTCCTCACTGCAATAAGCAATGCGAAGTTTACTCCAGAGTTGTAGGCTATTACAGGCCTGTACAAAATTGGAATGATGGCAAGCGTGAGGAGTACAGACAGCGCAAGAAATATTTTGTAAAAGATCTTAAATGA
- a CDS encoding (2Fe-2S)-binding protein — protein MKREIIICRCEDVTEQEVINAIDTGIATLQEIKKYLRCGMGLCQGRNCLPLIAKIIAKRTGKKLEEIEFPTARPLVKPIPLGAFRSENEKL, from the coding sequence ATGAAAAGAGAAATAATAATTTGTAGATGTGAAGATGTAACTGAGCAGGAAGTTATTAATGCGATAGACACTGGCATTGCTACACTACAGGAAATAAAAAAATATCTTAGATGTGGTATGGGCTTGTGCCAAGGTAGAAATTGTTTACCACTTATTGCAAAAATCATAGCTAAAAGGACTGGTAAAAAGCTTGAAGAAATAGAGTTTCCAACTGCAAGACCTCTTGTAAAGCCTATCCCTTTGGGCGCATTCAGGAGCGAGAATGAAAAATTATGA
- the folP gene encoding dihydropteroate synthase: MKNIRLKEIKNLEEAEEELLKIGCDKYGIGLMAPKAIHRIIKIEDLEVRTANVLKQEMLSIGGECAVAKGTIAFKNRTTDALLMGTLKQYNGVISKLKEQPFKLKELAEKLKYLLESKPKTMKIGNRKFKFGTRTYIMGIINITSDSFSGDGILDVDGAIDRALEMESQGADIIDIGGESSRPYAKPVSLEKELERVVPVVKKLVNRTNIPISIDTYKSKVAAKTLELGIDMVNDISALRMDKKMPSVVAKHKVPIVLMHMKGVPRTMQIEPFYEDVSSEIYSFLQERIEFAVRNKIKKENIIVDPGIGFGKTLEHNLEIIRKLKEFKSLNCPILIGPSRKSFIGKILESPVGQRLEGTLGAVSACIVNGADIVRVHDVKECVRAARVMDAIVR, translated from the coding sequence ATGAAAAATATTAGGCTGAAAGAAATCAAGAATTTAGAAGAGGCTGAGGAAGAGCTTTTAAAAATAGGGTGTGATAAATATGGTATTGGGCTGATGGCGCCTAAAGCCATTCACAGAATAATAAAAATAGAAGATTTGGAAGTAAGGACTGCAAATGTACTTAAGCAGGAAATGCTGAGTATTGGCGGAGAGTGTGCGGTTGCAAAAGGCACTATTGCTTTTAAGAATCGAACTACAGATGCGCTGTTAATGGGCACTCTAAAGCAATATAATGGAGTAATATCCAAACTCAAGGAACAGCCTTTCAAACTAAAAGAACTTGCTGAGAAACTTAAATATCTACTAGAATCTAAACCTAAAACTATGAAAATTGGCAATAGAAAATTTAAATTTGGCACCCGAACTTATATTATGGGAATTATTAATATTACATCGGATTCTTTTTCAGGAGATGGTATTTTAGATGTAGATGGAGCAATTGACCGTGCTCTGGAAATGGAGTCTCAAGGTGCTGATATTATTGATATTGGTGGCGAGAGCTCAAGACCTTATGCCAAGCCTGTAAGTTTAGAAAAAGAATTAGAAAGGGTTGTGCCTGTAGTTAAAAAATTAGTAAACAGAACAAATATTCCTATTTCTATAGATACTTACAAATCGAAGGTCGCAGCTAAGACTCTAGAGCTAGGCATAGATATGGTAAATGATATCTCGGCACTAAGAATGGATAAAAAAATGCCAAGCGTAGTTGCAAAGCACAAAGTACCAATTGTACTCATGCATATGAAAGGTGTGCCTAGAACAATGCAAATAGAGCCTTTTTATGAAGATGTTAGCTCAGAGATTTATTCTTTTTTGCAAGAGAGAATTGAGTTTGCAGTAAGAAACAAAATAAAAAAAGAAAATATTATTGTTGATCCTGGTATTGGATTTGGAAAAACTTTAGAGCACAATCTTGAAATTATTCGCAAGCTTAAAGAGTTTAAATCACTTAACTGCCCTATTCTCATAGGTCCTTCCAGAAAATCTTTTATAGGCAAAATTTTAGAGTCGCCAGTTGGACAGCGGTTAGAAGGCACGCTTGGAGCTGTTTCCGCTTGTATAGTTAACGGCGCAGATATCGTAAGAGTGCATGATGTTAAAGAATGCGTAAGAGCTGCGAGAGTTATGGACGCAATAGTAAGATGA
- a CDS encoding FAD-binding oxidoreductase produces the protein MKNYEVAIIGGGINGCAIAYELANKGTKVIVLEKEYLASGATGRCGGGIRQQWATKENIKLAHESVKIFEKLSKELGYDIEYEQGGYLVLAHSRKELETFEENVKLQRSLGLKVRVLGRSEIADIVPFIDVEGARAVGATYCATDGHANPFKTTYGYAKKAKELGACFKTFTEVKKIEKEEDNFKLITTNDRIRAEKVVNAAGEYSPSIAKSLGLKIPITPYRHEILATEPLEPILKPMIISFTDGIYFCQHKTGQIVGGIGNPSEKPGINLTSSLEFIKRMASVITRYIPTFKHLCVLRQWAGHYDVTPDARPILGEPEKIKNFINVCGFSGHGFMLAPAVAKHISELILYNKTSDLIKELSLERFKGKVLKERAVVG, from the coding sequence ATGAAAAATTATGAAGTTGCAATTATCGGTGGCGGAATAAACGGTTGCGCTATAGCTTACGAACTTGCAAATAAAGGTACTAAAGTAATAGTTTTAGAAAAAGAATATTTAGCGAGCGGCGCCACTGGCAGATGCGGAGGCGGTATAAGACAACAATGGGCCACTAAAGAGAACATAAAGCTAGCGCATGAAAGCGTTAAAATTTTCGAAAAACTTAGCAAGGAATTAGGATATGATATAGAATATGAGCAAGGCGGATATTTAGTGCTAGCGCATTCTAGAAAGGAGCTCGAAACCTTTGAAGAAAATGTAAAATTGCAAAGGTCGTTGGGACTGAAAGTAAGAGTTTTGGGTAGATCTGAAATTGCAGATATTGTGCCTTTTATTGATGTTGAAGGCGCTAGAGCTGTTGGCGCTACTTACTGCGCTACTGACGGCCATGCGAATCCTTTTAAAACTACTTATGGGTACGCAAAGAAGGCTAAAGAATTAGGCGCTTGCTTTAAAACTTTTACAGAAGTGAAGAAGATAGAAAAAGAGGAAGATAATTTCAAACTCATTACTACAAATGATAGAATACGGGCAGAAAAAGTTGTAAATGCGGCTGGCGAGTATTCGCCTAGTATTGCCAAAAGTCTAGGATTAAAAATACCAATTACTCCTTACAGACATGAAATTTTAGCTACTGAACCTTTAGAGCCCATCTTAAAGCCCATGATAATATCGTTTACAGATGGTATTTACTTTTGCCAGCACAAAACAGGACAGATAGTAGGAGGGATAGGCAATCCAAGCGAGAAGCCAGGTATAAATCTAACTTCAAGTTTAGAGTTTATTAAAAGGATGGCGAGCGTAATTACAAGATACATACCTACGTTCAAGCATTTGTGCGTGCTTCGTCAGTGGGCTGGTCATTACGATGTTACTCCAGATGCAAGACCTATTTTGGGCGAGCCGGAAAAAATAAAAAATTTTATTAACGTTTGCGGATTTAGTGGCCATGGGTTTATGCTAGCGCCGGCTGTAGCAAAACATATTTCTGAATTAATACTTTACAATAAAACTTCTGATTTAATTAAAGAGCTTAGCTTGGAACGATTTAAAGGGAAAGTATTAAAGGAAAGAGCTGTGGTAGGATAA